A part of Lacibacter sp. H407 genomic DNA contains:
- a CDS encoding alpha/beta hydrolase-fold protein, translated as MIKKLFSAAILICSMVHMQAQEIQKQMPKGFDEVRTEIAKGKIDTITYNSKTVGANRRALVYTPPGFSKKKKYPVLYLLHGIGGDEKEWLNGGKPQVILDNLYAEGKLQPMIVVMPNGRAMKDDRATGNIMAPDKVQAFATFEQDLLNDLIPFIEKKFPVHKDRENRAIAGLSMGGGQSLNFGLGNLDQFAWVGGFSSAPNTKLPNELVPDPAKAKQQLKLLFISCGDNDGLLSFSKRTHDYLRQNDVPHIYYLEPGGHDFKVWKNGLYMFSQFLFKPVDASQFSKYTVLGTAAATNIRSAKYPQILPDSRVMFRIKAPDAQKVQIDLGKKYDLQKDTGGYWIVTTDSISEGFHYYSLLIDGVAVADPASETFYGMGRMASGIEIPFKGDGYYALKDVPHGDIRIKKYYSAVTRSWRQCYIYTPPGYDANTSAKYPVLYLLHGGGEDERGWAMQGKTDIILDNLIAEQKAKPMIIVMMDGNVSAGGPGGFGEQALRAFENELKQTLIPFIEKNYRVATDANSRALAGLSMGGLQTLHAGVRNTNMFSYLGVFSSGWWSNQPALSNPQYEFMKTNASTINTNLKQFWIAMGGKEDIAWKNCQTMMERFDEMKIKYTYSEYPGGHTWPVWRNNLYNFAQLLFK; from the coding sequence ATGATAAAAAAACTATTTAGTGCTGCTATTTTAATTTGTTCAATGGTGCATATGCAGGCACAGGAAATACAGAAGCAGATGCCGAAAGGATTTGATGAAGTGCGTACAGAAATTGCAAAGGGAAAAATTGATACGATAACATACAATTCAAAAACAGTAGGTGCAAACAGAAGAGCGCTTGTGTACACACCACCCGGCTTTTCCAAAAAGAAAAAATATCCTGTACTGTATTTATTGCATGGAATTGGTGGTGACGAAAAAGAATGGTTGAATGGCGGCAAACCACAGGTAATTCTTGATAATCTGTATGCGGAAGGAAAGCTGCAACCAATGATCGTTGTAATGCCAAATGGCAGAGCAATGAAAGACGACCGTGCAACAGGCAACATTATGGCGCCGGATAAAGTGCAGGCCTTTGCAACATTTGAACAAGACCTGTTAAATGATCTCATCCCATTTATTGAAAAGAAATTTCCTGTTCACAAGGATCGTGAAAACAGAGCGATCGCAGGCCTATCTATGGGTGGCGGACAATCATTGAATTTTGGATTAGGAAACCTTGATCAGTTTGCATGGGTGGGTGGTTTTTCTTCAGCCCCCAATACGAAGTTGCCAAACGAATTAGTGCCCGATCCTGCAAAAGCAAAACAACAACTGAAATTATTATTTATCTCTTGCGGTGATAACGATGGATTGCTTTCATTTAGTAAACGCACACATGATTACCTGCGTCAAAACGATGTGCCACATATTTATTACTTAGAACCGGGCGGACATGATTTCAAAGTTTGGAAAAACGGATTGTATATGTTTTCGCAATTCTTATTTAAACCGGTAGATGCATCACAGTTTTCGAAGTACACGGTTTTGGGAACAGCAGCTGCAACAAATATCCGTTCTGCAAAATATCCGCAGATCTTACCCGACAGTCGTGTGATGTTTCGTATCAAAGCTCCTGATGCACAAAAAGTACAGATTGACTTAGGAAAGAAATATGATCTGCAGAAAGATACCGGTGGTTACTGGATCGTTACCACCGATTCAATCAGTGAAGGCTTTCACTATTATTCACTGTTGATTGATGGTGTTGCAGTAGCTGATCCTGCCAGTGAAACGTTTTACGGTATGGGACGCATGGCAAGTGGTATTGAAATTCCGTTTAAAGGTGATGGCTATTATGCGTTGAAAGATGTACCGCATGGCGACATTCGCATCAAAAAATATTATTCAGCCGTAACACGTTCATGGCGTCAATGTTATATCTACACACCTCCCGGTTATGATGCAAACACATCGGCAAAGTATCCAGTCCTTTATTTATTACACGGTGGTGGTGAAGATGAACGTGGTTGGGCCATGCAAGGCAAAACAGATATCATCCTTGATAATTTAATTGCAGAGCAAAAAGCAAAACCCATGATCATTGTGATGATGGATGGCAACGTTTCAGCAGGCGGCCCCGGTGGATTTGGTGAACAAGCTTTACGTGCTTTTGAAAATGAACTAAAGCAAACACTCATCCCTTTCATTGAAAAAAATTATCGTGTTGCAACAGATGCAAACAGCAGAGCATTGGCAGGTTTATCGATGGGTGGTTTACAAACACTGCATGCAGGGGTACGAAATACAAACATGTTTTCTTATCTCGGTGTATTCAGTTCAGGATGGTGGAGCAATCAACCTGCACTTTCCAATCCGCAATATGAATTCATGAAAACAAACGCAAGTACCATCAATACAAATCTGAAACAGTTCTGGATCGCCATGGGTGGGAAAGAAGATATTGCCTGGAAGAATTGTCAAACCATGATGGAACGGTTTGATGAAATGAAGATCAAATACACGTACAGTGAATATCCCGGCGGACATACATGGCCGGTATGGAGAAACAACCTGTACAATTTTGCACAATTACTGTTCAAGTAA
- a CDS encoding alpha/beta hydrolase-fold protein: MNRQSVFLFAALLVSTMCFSQTEIKEDFKPSPFNQPFQAYPQVNSQGYARFRIYAPNADSVRVSLGLGGQGGTKLLKADSGYFIGTTAGPMDEGFHYYRVNVDGATFNDPGTGFFYGSQRWESGIEIPAKDQDIYALKDVPHGNMQHIIFPSKSTNTQRAAVVYTPPGYEKGNTKYPVLYLQHGWGENETSWAVQGKTNLIMDNMIASGRIKPFIVVMTYGMTNTGMPIGRRPTPPPAPAGTTTTTPTPAPPAGGGMGAPGRVATGITAGEITGVGAFQTVLLDELIPYIDAHFRTKANRDNRAMAGLSMGGFETHTITLAKPEVFGYWGLLSGGNYTPAQLEGKMKPKYIFISYGSKETRGAEALPKVEADLKAAGYKVATYVSPGTAHEFQSWRRSLYEMAPSLFN, translated from the coding sequence ATGAATCGTCAATCAGTTTTTTTATTCGCTGCATTGCTTGTAAGCACAATGTGTTTTTCGCAAACCGAGATCAAAGAAGATTTTAAACCATCTCCATTTAATCAACCATTTCAGGCATACCCACAGGTAAACTCACAAGGTTATGCAAGGTTTAGAATTTATGCACCCAATGCAGATAGTGTTAGAGTAAGTCTTGGTCTTGGTGGCCAAGGAGGAACAAAATTACTGAAGGCAGATAGCGGCTATTTCATTGGAACTACTGCAGGCCCGATGGATGAAGGTTTTCATTATTACAGAGTAAATGTTGATGGTGCTACGTTTAATGATCCCGGCACCGGATTCTTTTATGGATCGCAACGCTGGGAAAGCGGCATTGAAATTCCTGCAAAAGACCAGGACATTTATGCATTGAAAGATGTACCACATGGCAATATGCAGCACATCATTTTTCCATCGAAAAGTACCAACACGCAAAGAGCAGCAGTGGTATATACTCCTCCCGGCTATGAAAAAGGCAATACAAAATATCCTGTGCTCTACCTGCAACATGGCTGGGGCGAGAATGAAACCTCATGGGCTGTACAGGGAAAAACAAACCTCATCATGGATAACATGATCGCATCAGGAAGAATAAAACCTTTCATTGTTGTAATGACGTATGGTATGACGAATACCGGTATGCCAATCGGTCGCAGACCAACGCCACCACCTGCTCCGGCTGGTACAACAACAACAACCCCTACTCCTGCACCTCCCGCCGGAGGTGGAATGGGTGCACCGGGTAGAGTAGCTACAGGAATTACTGCTGGTGAAATTACCGGCGTGGGTGCATTTCAAACTGTATTACTCGATGAATTAATTCCTTACATCGATGCACACTTCCGCACAAAAGCCAACAGAGACAACAGGGCGATGGCCGGTTTATCAATGGGTGGTTTTGAAACGCATACGATCACATTAGCAAAGCCGGAAGTATTTGGTTATTGGGGATTATTAAGCGGTGGCAATTATACACCTGCGCAACTGGAAGGTAAAATGAAACCAAAATATATTTTTATTTCCTACGGAAGTAAAGAAACCCGTGGTGCTGAAGCGCTTCCTAAAGTAGAAGCAGATTTAAAAGCTGCAGGCTATAAAGTGGCTACCTATGTTTCGCCAGGCACAGCACATGAATTTCAAAGCTGGCGGAGAAGTTTATACGAAATGGCACCATCTCTTTTTAATTAA
- a CDS encoding outer membrane protein assembly factor BamB family protein: MKRLSAKLSFAVAALLLLSFYISCNSGASTYNHTTWSQYGGGPDQSKYFDAPEITKNNVQQLQVAWMYHSGDSLSYFFSPVVVDSMMYVMAKNFSLVAVNVNTGKEVWIHTKLMGLSRRGINYWESSDKKDKRLIFTLNNSLQAIDAVTGKSILSFGDSGYVDLRQGLDRDPSSIRRMQSMMPGIIYNDLVILGSAPGENYFSPPGHIRAYNVVTGKLEWTFHTIPLPGEFGYDTWPKDAYKYTGAVNVWSEMSVDEKRGIVYLPLGSPTYDYYGADRIGANLFGNSLVALDAKTGKRIWHYQTVHHDLWDYDLASAPQLLTVKHNGKNIDAVAVATKHGFMFVFNRETGEPLFPIEEKPFPASEMPGEQAWPTQPISSLPDFTRHAVTKETLNPFFPDSIKQQWLKRLDSSKSGLYLPPSDKYETVMMPGALGGANYGNTGSNPGKGIMYVMTQEYASTYRLKKVLPPSANLSNDEVKRVKAFYTTTCKTCHGANMEGGLAPSLVNAGQRIFYDEFKGIVLNGRGQMPGFVHVDEQTITALYRYLGGNPARPNFSRRIDTTSKVNGPVVASGGAKIKPDANRGAAMFDYPEGVDHPVDRYTTDYGLDWMGLLSPPWSSLVAYDLNTGTIKWRKPIGEDSLYSKGDKTTGAPSGVLRKGMVVTSTGIVFATAKGGKLYAFDADNGTVLWETTLSHETNGQPIMFTKNGKQYLVVNATGTFAKDSYNHAAKPGALPRGYLVYALPDIKK, translated from the coding sequence ATGAAACGATTGTCAGCCAAACTCAGCTTTGCAGTTGCTGCATTGCTGTTGTTGTCTTTTTATATCAGTTGTAATTCGGGGGCATCCACGTATAACCATACTACATGGTCGCAATACGGTGGCGGTCCCGATCAGTCGAAATATTTCGATGCACCTGAAATTACGAAAAACAATGTGCAGCAGTTACAGGTAGCTTGGATGTATCATTCAGGAGATAGTCTGTCTTACTTTTTCAGTCCTGTTGTTGTGGATAGCATGATGTATGTGATGGCGAAAAACTTTTCACTGGTGGCCGTGAATGTAAATACCGGTAAAGAAGTCTGGATACACACCAAGCTGATGGGTTTATCAAGAAGAGGAATCAACTATTGGGAGAGCAGTGATAAAAAAGACAAACGACTCATCTTTACGTTGAATAATTCGTTGCAGGCAATCGATGCGGTTACAGGAAAAAGTATTCTGAGTTTTGGCGATAGTGGTTATGTTGATCTGCGGCAGGGCCTTGATCGTGATCCTTCTTCTATCAGAAGAATGCAATCCATGATGCCGGGCATTATTTACAACGATCTTGTTATACTTGGCTCCGCTCCCGGCGAAAATTATTTTTCACCACCGGGTCATATAAGAGCTTACAATGTAGTTACAGGAAAATTAGAATGGACCTTTCATACCATTCCGCTTCCCGGTGAATTTGGATACGATACCTGGCCAAAAGATGCTTACAAATATACAGGCGCCGTAAATGTGTGGAGTGAAATGTCCGTCGATGAAAAAAGAGGCATTGTGTATCTGCCGCTGGGTTCTCCCACGTATGATTATTACGGCGCTGATCGCATTGGTGCCAACCTGTTCGGCAATAGTTTAGTGGCACTTGATGCAAAAACAGGGAAACGCATCTGGCACTACCAAACGGTACATCATGATCTGTGGGATTATGATCTTGCTTCCGCACCGCAGTTACTAACGGTTAAGCACAATGGAAAAAATATTGATGCAGTTGCGGTAGCCACGAAACATGGTTTTATGTTTGTGTTTAATCGGGAAACGGGTGAACCACTTTTCCCAATCGAGGAAAAACCATTCCCTGCCAGTGAAATGCCCGGCGAACAGGCGTGGCCCACACAACCCATTTCTTCATTACCTGATTTTACAAGGCATGCTGTAACCAAGGAAACACTCAATCCATTTTTTCCTGACAGCATCAAACAACAATGGCTTAAGCGTCTTGATTCATCAAAGTCTGGCTTATATCTTCCGCCATCAGATAAATATGAAACGGTGATGATGCCGGGTGCATTGGGAGGTGCCAACTATGGTAATACAGGTTCCAATCCCGGCAAAGGAATCATGTATGTGATGACACAGGAATATGCTTCCACCTATCGATTAAAAAAAGTACTTCCTCCTTCAGCGAATTTGTCGAACGATGAAGTAAAACGTGTGAAAGCATTTTATACCACAACTTGTAAAACCTGTCATGGTGCTAATATGGAAGGAGGTCTTGCACCATCATTGGTAAATGCAGGCCAGCGAATTTTTTATGATGAGTTCAAAGGTATTGTGCTGAATGGTCGTGGACAGATGCCTGGCTTTGTACATGTGGACGAACAAACCATTACTGCATTGTACCGCTATCTCGGAGGAAACCCGGCACGACCAAATTTCTCCAGAAGAATAGATACCACATCAAAAGTAAATGGACCGGTAGTTGCATCCGGTGGTGCCAAAATAAAACCAGATGCAAACAGAGGTGCTGCGATGTTTGATTATCCCGAAGGAGTAGATCATCCGGTTGATCGCTATACAACTGATTATGGGTTAGACTGGATGGGATTATTATCACCTCCCTGGTCATCATTGGTTGCTTACGATTTGAATACCGGTACCATCAAATGGAGAAAACCAATTGGTGAAGATTCACTTTACAGCAAAGGCGATAAAACAACCGGGGCACCGAGTGGTGTTTTACGAAAAGGAATGGTAGTTACATCAACAGGAATTGTATTCGCTACTGCAAAAGGTGGTAAGCTCTATGCATTTGATGCAGATAATGGAACTGTTTTATGGGAAACAACATTGAGTCATGAAACCAATGGGCAGCCCATCATGTTTACAAAAAATGGTAAGCAATATTTAGTCGTAAATGCAACGGGCACATTTGCGAAAGACAGCTATAATCATGCTGCCAAACCCGGTGCTTTGCCAAGAGGCTATCTGGTTTATGCATTACCCGACATTAAAAAATAA
- a CDS encoding cupin domain-containing protein, whose product MKKLFIPFVILAALHTVAQPIQQRIVLNDPAKYRMLSAVHAGAGEMGFTQLIGRTELSTNFLYLHVGTIKAKSGIGHHFHHGIEEMYVLLTGEAQFTINGRTSKIKAPAVVPCKAGDSHAIYNASNEPVRWLNFAVSQQKGKSDAFDLGDNRVGSSLDPVPVFVSGKLEKQQTNNQNMPPGFKPSMSRRVFGPDIFSTNWNHVDHIVIPADSSVTRQLNGIEEVYYVIKGKGTVTLNNQNASVKQDESFFGSLGEQPIIANNSKEDLELLVIGIAASKQDYLTINKPLIKPKAMALQMEFVVPKENAEAFEKMYYSIYVPAMKVQTGYLGSKLLRLFPENRSKEIQAEPTTYNYQIQISFDTEENRRKWVASKQHDIAWPAASGLATQFKWKGYDVMGDDEQR is encoded by the coding sequence ATGAAAAAATTATTCATCCCTTTCGTTATACTCGCAGCACTTCACACAGTTGCGCAACCGATTCAGCAACGAATTGTTTTGAATGATCCGGCAAAATACAGGATGTTGTCTGCGGTGCATGCAGGTGCTGGTGAAATGGGATTCACACAATTGATCGGACGTACGGAACTTTCAACCAATTTTCTTTATCTGCATGTCGGTACTATAAAAGCGAAATCAGGAATTGGTCATCATTTTCATCACGGTATTGAAGAAATGTATGTATTGCTTACTGGAGAAGCACAATTCACCATCAACGGTCGTACATCAAAAATAAAAGCTCCTGCTGTGGTGCCCTGCAAAGCAGGGGATTCGCATGCGATTTACAATGCATCAAACGAACCTGTGCGTTGGTTGAATTTTGCAGTGAGTCAACAAAAAGGAAAATCGGATGCATTTGATTTGGGAGATAACAGAGTGGGTTCATCGCTTGATCCCGTACCTGTTTTTGTTTCAGGTAAACTGGAAAAACAGCAAACCAATAATCAAAATATGCCGCCCGGTTTTAAACCATCGATGAGCAGAAGGGTTTTTGGTCCGGATATTTTTTCTACCAACTGGAACCATGTAGATCACATTGTTATTCCGGCCGATAGTTCAGTAACACGTCAACTGAATGGCATAGAAGAAGTGTACTATGTAATAAAAGGAAAGGGAACTGTTACGTTAAATAATCAAAACGCATCTGTAAAACAGGATGAATCGTTCTTTGGTTCGCTTGGCGAACAACCGATCATTGCCAACAACAGCAAAGAAGATCTTGAACTATTGGTGATTGGTATTGCTGCATCCAAACAGGATTATCTGACGATCAATAAACCATTGATCAAACCCAAAGCAATGGCTTTGCAAATGGAATTTGTTGTGCCGAAGGAAAATGCCGAAGCGTTTGAGAAAATGTACTACTCCATTTATGTTCCTGCGATGAAAGTTCAAACCGGTTATCTCGGATCAAAATTGCTTCGGTTGTTTCCGGAAAACAGATCAAAAGAAATTCAGGCCGAGCCTACTACTTACAATTACCAGATACAAATTTCATTTGATACAGAAGAGAACCGCAGAAAATGGGTGGCAAGTAAACAACACGATATTGCCTGGCCTGCAGCATCCGGTTTGGCCACACAATTCAAGTGGAAAGGTTACGATGTAATGGGCGATGATGAGCAACGATAA
- a CDS encoding alpha/beta hydrolase-fold protein encodes MITTSFRRLVFLAAIIVCALDTTAQPPRGPFVISPQVHSDKKVTFRYLAPAAKEVKLGGSQFGAAQLPMTKDSIGIWSITVGPIKPDIYPYSFTVDGVTVMDPANVSFFPNERFKASLVDIPGETPLIHSIKNVPHGTVTYEYYPSVEGSTGSVVVYTPPGYDQSSGKTYPVFYLISGTTDTEETFFKVGKTNFILDNLIAEGKAVPMIVVMPYGNPMARIAEQKKQPKPGDIVGRDSEDAVTRAKLFETDLVSNVIPYIEKNYRTINNKNSRAIGGFSRGGGQTLRTAFSNTDKFSWICCYSAYLSPQEMDSRYKNLVDNPAQTNKDFKLLWVSVGNEDFLYKSTVEFIDYLKAKNINHKSLITGGGHTWMNVKDYVTQTVPLLFK; translated from the coding sequence ATGATAACTACATCCTTTCGGCGGCTTGTTTTTTTGGCAGCAATTATTGTCTGCGCATTAGATACAACTGCACAGCCACCACGTGGGCCGTTTGTCATTTCCCCACAGGTACATTCAGATAAAAAAGTAACGTTCCGTTATCTCGCTCCTGCAGCGAAAGAAGTGAAACTGGGTGGAAGCCAGTTTGGTGCTGCTCAACTTCCAATGACAAAAGATTCCATTGGTATCTGGAGCATAACAGTGGGACCCATCAAACCTGATATCTATCCATACAGTTTTACTGTTGATGGCGTAACGGTCATGGACCCAGCCAATGTTTCCTTTTTCCCAAACGAACGGTTCAAAGCAAGCCTTGTTGATATTCCGGGCGAAACACCCTTGATCCATTCGATCAAAAATGTTCCGCATGGTACAGTTACTTATGAATATTATCCTTCTGTTGAAGGTTCAACCGGATCAGTAGTAGTTTACACGCCGCCGGGTTATGATCAATCGTCCGGTAAAACATATCCTGTCTTCTATCTCATCAGCGGAACAACCGATACTGAAGAAACCTTTTTCAAAGTGGGTAAAACCAATTTCATTCTCGATAATCTCATCGCTGAAGGAAAAGCTGTTCCGATGATAGTTGTGATGCCTTACGGTAATCCCATGGCTCGTATTGCAGAACAGAAAAAACAACCAAAGCCGGGTGATATTGTTGGAAGAGATAGTGAAGATGCGGTTACTCGTGCAAAGTTGTTTGAAACAGATCTTGTAAGCAATGTTATTCCTTACATCGAAAAAAATTACCGCACCATCAACAACAAGAACAGCAGAGCGATTGGTGGTTTTTCAAGAGGTGGAGGACAAACTTTACGAACAGCTTTCAGTAATACCGATAAGTTTTCATGGATCTGTTGTTACAGTGCCTACCTCTCCCCGCAGGAAATGGACAGCAGGTATAAAAATTTAGTGGACAACCCTGCGCAAACAAATAAAGATTTCAAACTGCTTTGGGTAAGTGTGGGCAACGAAGATTTTTTATACAAATCAACTGTGGAGTTCATCGATTATTTAAAAGCAAAGAACATCAATCACAAAAGTCTAATCACCGGTGGTGGACATACCTGGATGAATGTGAAAGATTATGTAACACAAACAGTCCCCTTACTTTTTAAATAA
- a CDS encoding esterase, whose amino-acid sequence MKSFFIATVCLFIGCIVCAQQRPPVISSPDVNADGSVTFRYYSRTAQSVILKGEFLSAPLPFVKDTSGIWSVTVPNIKPDIYPYSFNVDNVEIADPNNTYIFANERFKRSIVDVPGKTPLVHSLQNVPHGKVSYRYYNSATLGTTRQLLVYTPPGFNANSKTKYPVLYLIHGGSDTEETWTKVGNANFIADNLIAQGKAVPMIIVMPYGNVRPKPMPDFTKDVMNDIIPFIEANYPVHTDSKHRAITGFSVGGGQTLNIGLTNTDKFAYISSYAPFTATEEFQKNFANYSPDADKINQQLKLFTISVGTEDFLYEPVKKNIAMFEEKKIKLKSYIVPGGHTWMNCKLYLATTLQEIFR is encoded by the coding sequence ATGAAATCATTCTTCATAGCAACTGTATGTTTATTTATTGGCTGTATTGTATGTGCACAACAACGGCCACCTGTTATCAGTTCACCAGATGTGAATGCTGATGGCAGCGTTACTTTTCGCTACTATTCACGAACTGCACAAAGTGTTATACTTAAGGGCGAGTTTCTTTCTGCTCCGCTTCCGTTTGTAAAAGATACATCCGGGATATGGTCAGTTACTGTTCCGAATATAAAGCCGGATATCTATCCCTATAGTTTTAACGTAGATAATGTTGAGATAGCCGATCCAAACAATACTTACATCTTCGCCAACGAACGTTTCAAACGAAGTATTGTTGATGTTCCCGGCAAAACGCCATTGGTTCATTCATTGCAAAATGTACCACACGGAAAAGTCAGCTATCGCTATTATAACTCGGCAACATTAGGTACTACACGCCAGTTGCTGGTGTACACACCGCCGGGCTTTAATGCCAACAGCAAAACAAAATATCCTGTTTTGTATCTCATTCATGGCGGATCGGATACAGAAGAAACATGGACAAAAGTTGGTAACGCAAATTTCATTGCAGATAATCTGATTGCACAAGGCAAAGCAGTGCCCATGATCATTGTAATGCCTTATGGTAATGTGCGGCCCAAACCAATGCCCGACTTTACAAAAGATGTGATGAACGATATCATTCCATTTATTGAAGCAAATTATCCGGTGCATACTGATAGTAAACATCGTGCAATTACAGGCTTCTCTGTTGGCGGCGGACAAACTCTGAATATTGGTTTAACCAACACCGACAAGTTTGCTTATATCAGTTCGTATGCACCGTTTACAGCAACGGAAGAGTTTCAGAAAAATTTTGCCAACTACTCACCTGATGCTGATAAGATCAATCAACAGCTAAAACTCTTTACCATCAGTGTTGGCACAGAAGATTTTTTATACGAACCGGTAAAGAAGAACATCGCCATGTTTGAAGAGAAAAAGATCAAACTAAAAAGTTACATCGTACCCGGCGGACATACATGGATGAATTGCAAATTGTATTTAGCAACTACACTTCAGGAAATTTTTCGATAA
- a CDS encoding SMP-30/gluconolactonase/LRE family protein gives MRLNSFKSILHISALLLFSLGLSNCNTVPEAAWEKTNNELIKQHQLKKRTIEGLPVSIVESNIEPAKVASLDQLDSTVLHTGVTAKIFWGAGNMVSVLQLQPNAIIPEEVLTADRFLFLLEGTVEHTVNGTTLSMLSQKRESPDGTHSGTSRTDFVYSEKGTTSTIKAGASGAKLLEVYSPLRADYLQKAGVANAPTEIPDLKNVMQPNITANKLYDLYNLQLTALTPDAHSRILSGRNMQLSFISMDPGSVFPHHIHPEEQLMFVLRGDCREILLDGEQEMKTNSMVRIPGNMVHGATIGELGCDALDIFWPAREDYLEKEKARLAAYHEIIPADAKPELLVDGKKTKPELFFTEGPKWMNGKIYLSNMFFDQNWGANPKKSSTVELDLNGTYRNISEGKMQTNGLYPYKNGNLIVCDMMGHRVVEMTTNGEVVKVLADKYEGKSIDGPNDVITDAKGGFYFTDPQFTMEPTKFQPGRAVYYVSNEGKITRVVEPNEFAMPNGILLSPDGKTLYINNCYDNESWYPVNSEKDNHIWAYDVNADGSISNGRKFATLFLTENVLDRKGKSSSADGMAIDTDGNLYVATYYGVQIFNAKGTFVGMINLPSFPVSLCFGDTDLKTLYIVSYSKVYKIRTNKKGFIQYL, from the coding sequence ATGCGGTTAAACTCATTCAAATCGATTTTACATATAAGCGCATTGTTGCTTTTTTCCTTAGGTCTTTCAAATTGCAACACTGTACCCGAAGCAGCCTGGGAAAAAACAAACAATGAACTGATCAAACAGCATCAACTCAAGAAACGCACAATAGAAGGCTTGCCTGTTTCAATAGTTGAATCGAATATTGAACCTGCGAAAGTAGCCAGCCTCGATCAGTTAGATAGTACTGTGCTGCATACAGGCGTGACTGCAAAAATTTTCTGGGGAGCAGGAAATATGGTGAGTGTATTGCAGCTTCAACCGAATGCGATCATACCTGAAGAAGTATTAACTGCCGACCGGTTTTTATTTCTGTTGGAAGGAACTGTTGAACATACTGTTAACGGTACCACACTTTCGATGCTGTCACAAAAACGTGAAAGTCCAGATGGAACGCATAGCGGCACATCAAGAACAGATTTTGTTTATTCAGAAAAAGGAACAACATCTACGATTAAAGCCGGTGCATCAGGAGCAAAGTTATTGGAAGTGTATAGTCCGCTGCGTGCCGACTATCTGCAAAAAGCAGGTGTAGCAAATGCACCAACAGAAATTCCGGATTTGAAGAATGTGATGCAACCAAATATCACAGCAAACAAACTATATGATCTGTACAACCTGCAACTCACCGCACTTACACCCGATGCGCATTCACGGATATTATCGGGCAGAAATATGCAGTTGAGTTTTATCTCGATGGACCCGGGTTCTGTTTTTCCGCATCATATACATCCGGAAGAGCAATTGATGTTTGTGTTACGGGGCGATTGTCGTGAGATTTTATTGGACGGTGAGCAGGAAATGAAAACTAACAGCATGGTGCGTATTCCCGGTAACATGGTGCATGGTGCGACTATTGGCGAGTTGGGTTGTGATGCATTGGATATTTTCTGGCCTGCTAGAGAAGATTATCTTGAAAAAGAAAAAGCAAGGCTTGCAGCTTATCATGAAATTATTCCTGCTGATGCAAAACCGGAGTTGTTGGTTGATGGCAAAAAAACAAAGCCTGAATTATTTTTTACAGAAGGACCGAAATGGATGAACGGAAAAATTTATCTCTCCAATATGTTCTTTGATCAGAACTGGGGTGCGAACCCAAAGAAAAGTTCAACGGTTGAACTTGATCTTAACGGAACGTACAGAAATATTTCGGAAGGAAAAATGCAAACTAATGGATTGTATCCTTATAAAAATGGAAACCTGATTGTTTGTGATATGATGGGCCACCGTGTTGTGGAAATGACCACGAATGGTGAAGTGGTAAAAGTATTGGCAGATAAATATGAAGGCAAATCAATTGACGGACCCAATGATGTGATCACCGATGCGAAAGGAGGTTTTTATTTTACCGATCCGCAGTTTACGATGGAGCCAACAAAATTTCAACCCGGCCGTGCAGTGTATTATGTTTCTAATGAAGGAAAAATAACAAGGGTTGTTGAGCCAAATGAATTCGCAATGCCCAATGGAATACTGTTATCTCCAGATGGCAAAACACTTTATATCAATAACTGCTATGATAATGAATCGTGGTATCCTGTCAACAGCGAAAAGGATAATCATATCTGGGCCTACGATGTGAATGCCGACGGCAGCATCAGTAACGGAAGGAAATTTGCCACGTTATTCCTTACAGAAAATGTATTGGATCGAAAAGGAAAATCATCCAGTGCTGATGGTATGGCTATTGATACAGATGGAAATCTTTACGTGGCCACTTACTATGGTGTACAGATATTTAATGCAAAAGGAACGTTCGTTGGTATGATCAATCTTCCTTCGTTCCCCGTAAGTCTATGTTTTGGAGATACCGATCTGAAAACGTTGTACATTGTCAGCTATAGTAAAGTATACAAGATCAGAACAAACAAAAAAGGATTTATTCAGTATCTATAA